The following is a genomic window from Fluviispira vulneris.
AATGTAAAAGTGGTATCAGATGCGGCGACACAAACTTCCAATGGCTCATCCCAATTGCTTTTAGCAGCAAAATCTTTGAGTGAGCTTGCTGTTAATTTAGAAAGTCTTGTAAAAAATATAAAAATTTAGTTTTTTCTAATTAAATTAATAAATTGCTGCTTTTTCTAGCTCTAGGCATTTCTTGCTTATCAAAACAAATCTTAAACAAATTGAATTCTTAATTGCAAAATTAAACCGATAATAAAATTATATAAACTTGAGATAAATTTATGGAAAATGAAAAACTAAAAATTTTATGGGTTGATGATGAAGAAGACAATCAAGAAATGATTGAATTTATCATTAATAAAGCTGGGTTTATACCAATATTTATTGCAAAACCAGAAAAAGCTCTCGAAATTTATAAAGAAGAATTTTTTGATCTTGCAATGGTTCTTTGTGATTATTTGATGCCAAAAATGAACGGCTTTCAATTTAGAGAAAATATTTTAAAAATCAGTGATTCTGTTCCATTCGGGATAGTTTCAGGACAAATTACAAAAGAGATGGCACTTGAAGGAATTTCCCACAAAATTTGCGGATTCTTTGATAAACCATTTGATGAACAACAAATTATTGCAATGATAGAGAAAGAAACTCTCTCACGCGTTCAGTCTATCAAAGAAAATAATGCCATTGAAGAAACTTTTGTAGAAGAAGCTTCTGCAATTTTAGATGAAATAGAACCTTTTTTATTATCTCTTAATTTCAACCGTCATGATCCCGATGCATTGAAAGCAATAGCCCGTGGTATTCATACTCTAAAAGGCTCAAGTGGTTGTCTCAGAAGCAATACATTAACAAAATATATTCACAAATATGAAGATCTTTTTTCACCAATTCTAAAAGGAGAAACAGCTCTTTCAGATGACATTTACGATGTATTATTTCGCGGTCTTGATAGAATCAAAGAAATTGTTGTCAGTATTTCAAATAAAAAATTCCATTTGTATAAAATAGAAAATCTTCTAGATGATTTAAATATTAAAATAGAAGATTTTTCAAAATCAATCCAGAATATTGAAAATAGAAATCAAAAGGACAATCAAGCATCTCCTACCCCTTTGCACCAAAAACCTAAAGAAGCAATTTCGGTCCCCATCCAGATGCTTGATGAACTTTCTGGATATTCTGGCGAAATAACAGTTATTCGCAATATGATAAACAAAATCATTTTTTCACTTGAAGCAAAAAATACGAACGATAAAGATATTCAAGGTCTTCGAGAATTATTTGATGAAATGCATAAAATAAATAGCACAATTCAAAACCGCATTACAGATCTTTGTAAAGTTCCGCTTTCAGGAATTTTTAAACCTATTCCACGTATAATACGCGATCTTGCAAGGGAATTAGGCAAAGAAATTCAAGTTAAAATTAGTGGTGAAAATATTAGAGTAGCAAATGCTCTTGTTTTAGTATGCAGCAATTCTCTCATCCACCTCGTTCGAAATAGTGCAGATCACGGGATAGAATTACCGAATGAACGGTTACAAGCGCATAAACCAGCACATGGATTTATTGAGATTCAATGCATCGAAGATAATAACGATCTGCAAATAATTATAAGCGATGATGGTAGAGGAATAAATCCTGATAAAATCAAAGAAAAAGCAATTGAAAAAGGGCTTTTTAATGAAGATGATTTGAGTAAAATGACTGAAAAGCAGATATTGGAAATTATTTTTTCTCCAGGTTTTAGCACAGCAGAGAAATTGACAGATGTTTCAGGCCGTGGTGTTGGCATGGATATGGTTAAGTCTTCAGTTGAATCTGCTGGTGGCCAAATAGATATCGAGTCCAATATTGGTTCCGGTACTACTTTTAAATTGCGTTTACCAAAACCAAAGTCAGTTCTTATAATAAATTCATTATTAATTAAATGTGCTGACAGATGTTTTGCAATTCCCCAGGATTCAATTTTACATGTTTTACGAGTTGAACAAGAAAAATACCAAGCTATGGTTCAAAAAATTGCTTCTGGCTATGTGCTTTGTTATAACAATCATTTGTATCCAATATTAGATTTAAAATCTTTACTTAATATATCTGATAATTCTCATATTGATAACTCAAAAGAAATTATTAAAGAAATACTTATTCTCCAAACGGAAAAATATTTATATGCAATGTTTGTTGATGGTATTCTCGATTCTGAGGAAATTGTTGTTAAAAGAATAAATTCGTGTTTCAACTTTAAAGGAATTTATACAGGTGCAACTTTTATGGGCGATGGATCTGTTGCACTCATTTTAGATATTAAAAATCTTGCAGAATATGCTGGTTTAAAAGTAACTGAGACTAAAACCCAACAAAAAAACAATGAATTAAAAATAGATAAAATAGAGACAAAAAAAGATTCTATGCAAGATTATTTATTGTTCAATTTAGATTCTAAAACTCTTTATGGTGTTCCATTAAACCAAATATTTAGACTAGAAGAAATAAGAAAAAATAAAGTACAATATTGTGGACTTGAGAGAGCTGTATTATATCGGGAAAGTATTATGCCTATCCACTCTATGGAAAAGCTTTTAAATATTCATCCTAAAAAAACAGAAAAAGAAAATTTTAGTGAACAAATATCCATAATTGTAACTCAATATTTGGATGGATTTTTGGGTCTCGAAGTTCCGCAAGTTATAGACATAGCTTCTGGAGAGAAAAATTTAATCGATCAAATTCGCGATAGAATTGGTGTTATGGGAAATACCTTTATACAAGATAAAACAGTAACTATTTTAGATTTGCCAACAGTTATTCAGAATTCGGACAAATACAAGGCATAATTAAGGTTACATTTTCTGTTAAAAAGGAAACGGTTTGATGGCAATGTCAGCTGAAGCAAAACAATCCGCTCTTTCTGAATATTTCGATGAATGCCATGAAATGCTTGAACGTCTTGATAAAAATATATCTACAGTGGAAAAAAATGGTTCTGATAAAGAACTTTTAGCCGCTATTTACCGAGATATGCATACTTTAAAAGGCACTTCACAATTATTTGGTTTTGCTAAAATCGGTCGACTTGCTCATGTGATGGAGACGTGTCTTGATCCTATTCGCAAGGGCAAAGCAAAACTTTCGGATGAACTGCTTGACAGCTTGTTTATTGGTCTTGATTTCATCACACACTCTTTGGATTTTATAAAGGAAAAACAAAAGGAGCCTGAAAATCATGAAATACTGGAAAATATTCTTGCGAAATTTATTGCAGCAGTAGAATTAAGTATCACGGGGTTAGATGCAATTTCTAAAGATAAAATTCTAATGGTCGATAATATCTTGCCACCTCTTAAAAATGACATAAAACAAGAGGAGATAAGACAGGTGCCCGTAGAAAATAAAAAAGAAGAAGAACATGTCGCCTATGAAATCTTTGACATACCCGAAAAAACTGTCCAAAATGTAACCTCAACTCCTAAATCACCTACTCAAAATAAGTCTGAAGAAATCCAAATAAATGATAAGAAAAATAAGTCTGAAGAAAACCAAACAAATGATAAGAAAAACACGGATGAACAGATATCAGAAACAATTCGTGTTCAAGTCAATCTATTAAATAATTTAATGAATTTAGTTGGTGAACTGGTACTTATCCGCAATCAATTGCTTCAACATGCAAAACTAAATGATGAAGACACTGAGTTTTTAAAAATCAGTCAACGTTTAAATGTTCTCACTGCAGAATTACAAAATGAAGTTATGAAAACAAGAATGCAACCTATTGGCAATGTCTTAACTATATTTTCTAGAGTTGTTCGTGATTTATCTAAAGAACTTGGAAAAAAAATTGACCTTGTACTCTTAGGTGTTGATACAGAGCTCGATAAAACTGTTATAGAAGCTGTGAAAGATCCTCTCATGCATATTGTTAGAAATGCTGTGGACCATGGCATAGAAACTTTAGAAGAAAGGAAAAAAGTCGGCAAAAAAGAAACTGCTGTCATAAGAATAAATGCTTATAATGAAAGCGGTCAAGTTATTATTGAAATCATTGATGATG
Proteins encoded in this region:
- a CDS encoding chemotaxis protein CheW; this translates as MENEKLKILWVDDEEDNQEMIEFIINKAGFIPIFIAKPEKALEIYKEEFFDLAMVLCDYLMPKMNGFQFRENILKISDSVPFGIVSGQITKEMALEGISHKICGFFDKPFDEQQIIAMIEKETLSRVQSIKENNAIEETFVEEASAILDEIEPFLLSLNFNRHDPDALKAIARGIHTLKGSSGCLRSNTLTKYIHKYEDLFSPILKGETALSDDIYDVLFRGLDRIKEIVVSISNKKFHLYKIENLLDDLNIKIEDFSKSIQNIENRNQKDNQASPTPLHQKPKEAISVPIQMLDELSGYSGEITVIRNMINKIIFSLEAKNTNDKDIQGLRELFDEMHKINSTIQNRITDLCKVPLSGIFKPIPRIIRDLARELGKEIQVKISGENIRVANALVLVCSNSLIHLVRNSADHGIELPNERLQAHKPAHGFIEIQCIEDNNDLQIIISDDGRGINPDKIKEKAIEKGLFNEDDLSKMTEKQILEIIFSPGFSTAEKLTDVSGRGVGMDMVKSSVESAGGQIDIESNIGSGTTFKLRLPKPKSVLIINSLLIKCADRCFAIPQDSILHVLRVEQEKYQAMVQKIASGYVLCYNNHLYPILDLKSLLNISDNSHIDNSKEIIKEILILQTEKYLYAMFVDGILDSEEIVVKRINSCFNFKGIYTGATFMGDGSVALILDIKNLAEYAGLKVTETKTQQKNNELKIDKIETKKDSMQDYLLFNLDSKTLYGVPLNQIFRLEEIRKNKVQYCGLERAVLYRESIMPIHSMEKLLNIHPKKTEKENFSEQISIIVTQYLDGFLGLEVPQVIDIASGEKNLIDQIRDRIGVMGNTFIQDKTVTILDLPTVIQNSDKYKA